One stretch of Clavelina lepadiformis chromosome 6, kaClaLepa1.1, whole genome shotgun sequence DNA includes these proteins:
- the LOC143462036 gene encoding proton-coupled folate transporter-like isoform X2, with protein MTVNNNSECSESVITVVKKQQHESHPINILRKITVEPIFLCCMVITVMYSTISSQYIYYRLSKNYGFEDETKASECGLNNVTNTTRDLQNKVTAEANEWNLYLNIANFIPSFFTTVLIGGWGDRVGRRLPLICSFTGCVLLVAIYIVVVHLELDIFYLLIGQIVYGIGGGFSGILCSCYAYLADISTHEDRTVRVAIGEANLGLGSLFGNLVGGFWIAAQGFEPLLWFLLALTLSTIFYVVVILPEAVLQSEASVMSAGQKFRSLFSCQVFVELWKFLSQNWNRTRKLLGVVFCFVLQIIIFAGVQDTIVIFVLSPPFYWSSTLIGYGSAVQDTTFVFSMIALKLLNGRLSDIWLVFMSNLSNIGGLITYALASATWIMFLGFSLTILAIMDSSVLRSTMSRLVSKHEQGAAFALVACSEATAILLGSFIFNGVYAETVGSFRGTVFLIGVGIQGVMFVVYSVVYYKTKSDLDANREKEYQSLKNEQ; from the exons ATGACTGTTAACAACAATTCTGAGTGTTCCGAGTCTGTGATAACTGTGGTCAAAAAGCAACAGCATGAGTCTCATCCCATAAATATACTGAGAAAGATAACTGTTGAACCAATATTTTTATGCTGCATGGTGATAACTGTCATGTACTCCACAATTTCAAGCCAGTATATTTACTACcgtttgtcaaaaaattacGGCTTTGAAGATGAGACAAAAGCGTCAGAGTGTGGACTAAATAATGTGACTAATACGACTCGAGACCTGCAGAACAAAGTCACAGCTGAGGCAAATGAATGGAACCTTTATCTGAACATAGCTA ATTTCATTCCATCCTTTTTCACCACCGTATTGATAGGTGGATGGGGGGATAGGGTTGGCAGAAGACTTCCACTTATTTGTAGTTTTACTGGATGCGTTCTATTAGTCGCTATTTACATAGTTGTTGTCCACTTGGAGCTTGACATATTTTACTTGTTAATTGGACAAATTGTTTATGGTATTGGTGGAGGTTTTAGTGGAATTTTGTGTTCATGTTATGCTTATCTTGCTGATATTTCAACTCATGAAGACAGAACTGTTCGAGTCGCCATTGGTGAGGCAAACCTTGGCTTGGGATCACTTTTTGGAAATTTAGTTGGTGGATTTTGGATTGCTGCCCag gGATTTGAACCGCTCTTGTGGTTTCTTCTCGCTCTTACTTTGTCAACGATATTCTATGTTGTTGTTATTCTCCCTGAAGCTGTTCTGCAGTCAGAAGCTTCAGTAATGTCAGCTGGCCAGAAATTTAG GTCACTATTCAGTTGTCAGGTTTTTGTTGAACTATGGAAATTCTTATCACAAAATTGGAACAGAACGCGAAAGTTATTAGGCGTGGTCTTTTGCTTCGTTTTACAAATAATCATCTTTGCTGGAGTTCAGGACACTATTGTCATCTTTGTGCTCAGTCCACCGTTTTACTGGTCATCTACTTTGATAGG ATATGGATCTGCTGTACAGGACACAACATTTGTATTCAGCATGATTGCACTTAAACTCTTAAATGGAAGGTTATCTGATATCTGGCTTGTATTCATGAGCAATCTCTCCAATATTGGTGGTCTTATTACCTATGCGCTAGCTTCTGCTACATGGATCATGTTTTTAG GTTTCTCACTCACTATCCTAGCAATCATGGATTCATCCGTGCTTCGGAGTACAATGTCAAGACTTGTCAGCAAGCATGAACAGGGAGCTGCATTTGCACTTGTAGCTTGCAGCGAAGCCACCGCCATTCTACTTGGTTCATTTATCTTCAATGGAGTTTATGCTGAGACTGTTGGTAGTTTTCGAGGAACTGTGTTCTTGATAGGTGTAGGGATCCAAGGAGTAATGTTTGTTGTGTACAG TGTCGTTTACTATAAAACAAAGTCAGACCTAGATGCAAATAGAGAAAAAGAAtatcaaagtttaaaaaatgaacaatgA
- the LOC143462036 gene encoding proton-coupled folate transporter-like isoform X1, giving the protein MTVNNNSECSESVITVVKKQQHESHPINILRKITVEPIFLCCMVITVMYSTISSQYIYYRLSKNYGFEDETKASECGLNNVTNTTRDLQNKVTAEANEWNLYLNIASIFFTDFIPSFFTTVLIGGWGDRVGRRLPLICSFTGCVLLVAIYIVVVHLELDIFYLLIGQIVYGIGGGFSGILCSCYAYLADISTHEDRTVRVAIGEANLGLGSLFGNLVGGFWIAAQGFEPLLWFLLALTLSTIFYVVVILPEAVLQSEASVMSAGQKFRSLFSCQVFVELWKFLSQNWNRTRKLLGVVFCFVLQIIIFAGVQDTIVIFVLSPPFYWSSTLIGYGSAVQDTTFVFSMIALKLLNGRLSDIWLVFMSNLSNIGGLITYALASATWIMFLGFSLTILAIMDSSVLRSTMSRLVSKHEQGAAFALVACSEATAILLGSFIFNGVYAETVGSFRGTVFLIGVGIQGVMFVVYSVVYYKTKSDLDANREKEYQSLKNEQ; this is encoded by the exons ATGACTGTTAACAACAATTCTGAGTGTTCCGAGTCTGTGATAACTGTGGTCAAAAAGCAACAGCATGAGTCTCATCCCATAAATATACTGAGAAAGATAACTGTTGAACCAATATTTTTATGCTGCATGGTGATAACTGTCATGTACTCCACAATTTCAAGCCAGTATATTTACTACcgtttgtcaaaaaattacGGCTTTGAAGATGAGACAAAAGCGTCAGAGTGTGGACTAAATAATGTGACTAATACGACTCGAGACCTGCAGAACAAAGTCACAGCTGAGGCAAATGAATGGAACCTTTATCTGAACATAGCTA GTATTTTTTTTACAGATTTCATTCCATCCTTTTTCACCACCGTATTGATAGGTGGATGGGGGGATAGGGTTGGCAGAAGACTTCCACTTATTTGTAGTTTTACTGGATGCGTTCTATTAGTCGCTATTTACATAGTTGTTGTCCACTTGGAGCTTGACATATTTTACTTGTTAATTGGACAAATTGTTTATGGTATTGGTGGAGGTTTTAGTGGAATTTTGTGTTCATGTTATGCTTATCTTGCTGATATTTCAACTCATGAAGACAGAACTGTTCGAGTCGCCATTGGTGAGGCAAACCTTGGCTTGGGATCACTTTTTGGAAATTTAGTTGGTGGATTTTGGATTGCTGCCCag gGATTTGAACCGCTCTTGTGGTTTCTTCTCGCTCTTACTTTGTCAACGATATTCTATGTTGTTGTTATTCTCCCTGAAGCTGTTCTGCAGTCAGAAGCTTCAGTAATGTCAGCTGGCCAGAAATTTAG GTCACTATTCAGTTGTCAGGTTTTTGTTGAACTATGGAAATTCTTATCACAAAATTGGAACAGAACGCGAAAGTTATTAGGCGTGGTCTTTTGCTTCGTTTTACAAATAATCATCTTTGCTGGAGTTCAGGACACTATTGTCATCTTTGTGCTCAGTCCACCGTTTTACTGGTCATCTACTTTGATAGG ATATGGATCTGCTGTACAGGACACAACATTTGTATTCAGCATGATTGCACTTAAACTCTTAAATGGAAGGTTATCTGATATCTGGCTTGTATTCATGAGCAATCTCTCCAATATTGGTGGTCTTATTACCTATGCGCTAGCTTCTGCTACATGGATCATGTTTTTAG GTTTCTCACTCACTATCCTAGCAATCATGGATTCATCCGTGCTTCGGAGTACAATGTCAAGACTTGTCAGCAAGCATGAACAGGGAGCTGCATTTGCACTTGTAGCTTGCAGCGAAGCCACCGCCATTCTACTTGGTTCATTTATCTTCAATGGAGTTTATGCTGAGACTGTTGGTAGTTTTCGAGGAACTGTGTTCTTGATAGGTGTAGGGATCCAAGGAGTAATGTTTGTTGTGTACAG TGTCGTTTACTATAAAACAAAGTCAGACCTAGATGCAAATAGAGAAAAAGAAtatcaaagtttaaaaaatgaacaatgA